One Alnus glutinosa chromosome 3, dhAlnGlut1.1, whole genome shotgun sequence genomic region harbors:
- the LOC133863277 gene encoding uncharacterized protein LOC133863277, giving the protein MVWICWDPSGSFIKAIDVHEQVITCHVHSVDMGRPWMFSVVYGATQGLERRFLLQKLQYIKTLVSCHPWLLVGDFNVVMTVQEKWGDAGISCYEKDFEDCILGLEVDDLAHTRCFHNWTNNQVGSAFVSRKLDRVMSNLVWLQHFGNTSIEFLERGLSDHSPALVTMAKFISYGPKPFKFFNFCAEHAHFMDWIGDSWRVEMNGYAMFRLYAKLQAAKNMLKQKNMEDFGGLGQKVLQGRHNLAKVQVEFLASRGNTKCHRRNKECLHLFISISSVEENFLKQKSYNKWLNLEDGNNVFFHNSVKKLIVSSSHVFSSAKARRVAGLIKRKFFENCIAGMNAPVTRVEIAKVMFAMNKHKALGLDGFSTGFFHKAWPIVGGDVCDATLEFFDSGLLLKKANSTILMLVPRRRAPLLWEITVSFPAAMLCLDDVINAHQGAFIPSQGIAENILLAQEVVNDYHKERGKKGLRQGDPLSPYLFVQAMEGLALSLEEVFHSHLFVFHPKCNLIKLHHLCFADDLLIFSERSIDSVQAILAAISRLKANPSKSSVFLASVPPIVNDVKAKAKVSWDKICMPKKEGGLGIKNIEVWKQASILNLIWNLFTKAGSLWVAWVNINWLKGRSVWQIPIPKSCSWSLKKILKLRDIAKKFIRFKVGDGSKIFLWFDHMHPSRYLLDTFGYRVVYDSYLTLESKPSSIILHGQWFWPSARSDALVDIQVQLPEIGLGGIDTPIWDSRRDTYSFSETWDKLRGYIGAVNFLFCHGCMEDRDDLFFGCSFSWRVWRVVMAVCLIENPPIYWDEVLQWGIAMFHGKTTCLGRLCIGVVVYHLWRQRNNIQHGNTPRTEEALVAQILWEVHARVLARGNIKGLSKHMSLDIVGSCNPCYDWLLDVAIGLVYLVFYGCCRYT; this is encoded by the exons ATGGTATGGATTTGTTGGGACCCAAGTGGATCCTTTATTAAGGCTATTGATGTACATGAGCAAGTTATTACTTGCCATGTCCATTCTGTTGATATGGGAAGGCCTTGGATGTTCTCTGTGGTGTATGGTGCCACTCAAGGGTTGGAAAGGAGATTTTTGTTGCAAAAACTTCAGTACATTAAAACTTTAGTTAGCTGCCATCCGTGGCTCTTGGTTGGTGATTTTAATGTAGTGATGACTGTTCAGGAAAAGTGGGGAGATGCTGGAATTTCTTGCTATGAAAAAGATTTTGAAGACTGTATTCTCGGACTGGAGGTGGATGACCTTGCGCATACAAGATGCTTTCATAACTGGACTAACAATCAAGTTGGTTCAGCTTTTGTTTCTAGGAAGCTTGATAGGGTCATGTCTAATTTGGTGTGGTTGCAACATTTTGGCAATACCTCTATTGAGTTTCTTGAGAGGGGGTTATCCGATCACTCACCAGCTTTGGTGACTATGGCTAAGTTTATTAGTTATGGTCCCAAACCGTTTAAATTCTTCAATTTTTGTGCTGAGCATGCTCATTTCATGGATTGGATTGGTGATAGTTGGAGAGTTGAGATGAATGGATATGCTATGTTTAGACTTTATGCTAAACTACAAGCTGCAAAGAATATGTTGAAACAGAAAAATATGGAGGATTTTGGGGGGCTTGGACAGAAGGTGCTTCAAGGTAGACACAATTTGGCTAAAGTTCAAGTTGAATTTCTTGCTTCTAGAGGTAATACAAAATGTCATCGTAGAAATAAGGAATGTTTGCATCTTTTCATTTCTATTTCTAGTGTTGAGGAGaattttttgaagcaaaagtccTATAACAAATGGTTGAATTTAGAGGATGGAAATAATGTTTTCTTTCACAACTCGGTTAAG AAGCTTATTGTTAGTTCCTCCCATGTTTTTTCTTCTGCGAAGGCCAGAAGGGTTGCTGGTCTCATTAAGAGGAAGTTTTTTGAGAACTGTATTGCTGGAATGAATGCTCCAGTGACAAGGGTTGAGATTGCAAAGGTGATGTTTGCTATGAATAAACATAAGGCACTAGGCCTGGATGGTTTTTCTACTGGATTCTTCCACAAGGCTTGGCCTATTGTTGGGGGAGATGTGTGTGATGCTACCCTTGAGTTCTTTGACTCTGGCCTGCTTCTTAAGAAGGCTAATTCAACTATTCTTATGCTGGTCCCAAGAAGAAGAGCCCCTCTTCTATGGGAGATTACCGTCTCATTTCCTGCTGCAATGTTGT GTCTTGATGATGTCATTAATGCACATCAAGGTGCTTTTATCCCTAGCCAAGGTATAGCTGAGAATATTTTACTGGCTCAGGAAGTGGTGAATGATTATCACAAGGAGAGAG GGAAAAAAGGACTTAGACAAGGGGATCCATTGTCCCCTTATCTTTTTGTCCAAGCTATGGAGGGGCTAGCTCTTTCGCTAGAGGAGGTTTTTCATTCTCATCTTTTTGTTTTCCATCCTAAATGTAAtttgatcaagctacatcatcTCTGCTTTGCGGATGACCTACTGATATTCTCTGAACGTTCCATTGATTCTGTCCAAGCCATTCTTGCTGCTATTTCGAGGTTGAAGGCTAATCCTTCTAAGAGTTCGGTTTTCCTGGCTAGTGTTCCTCCTATTGTGAA TGATGTGAAGGCCAAGGCAAAAGTGTCTTGGGATAAGATCTGTATGCCTAAGAAGGAAGGAGGTTTAGGAATCAAGAACATTGAGGTTTGGAAACAAGCTTCAATTTTGAACCTCATTTGGAACCTTTTCACCAAAGCTGGTTCTCTTTGGGTGGCATGGGTTAATATTAATTGGTTAAAGGGTAGGAGTGTGTGGCAGATTCCTATCCCTAAGTCATGCTCTTGGAGCTTGAAGAAGATCTTGAAATTGAGAGACATTGCTAAGAAGTTTATCCGGTTTAAGGTGGGTGATGGTAGTAAAATTTTTCTCTGGTTTGATCATATGCACCCATCTAGATATTTGTTGGATACTTTTGGATATAGAGTAGTTTATGATTCATACCTTACTTTGGAGTCTAAACCTTCTTCTATTATCCTTCATGGGCAGTGGTTTTGGCCTAGTGCCCggtctgatgctttggttgatATTCAAGTTCAGCTCCCGGAGATTGGCCTTGGAGGTATTGATACTCCTATTTGGGATTCCAGGAGAGACACCTACTCTTTTTCAGAGACTTGGGATAAGTTGAGA GGCTATATAGGTGCTgtcaattttctcttttgtcatGGCTGTATGGAGGATAGGGACGATCTCTTTTTTGGTTGCAGCTTTAGCTGGCGAGTTTGGAGAGTTGTCATGGCTGTTTGCTTGATTGAAAACCCTCCTATATACTGGGATGAGGTTTTGCAATGGGGTATTGCTATGTTCCATGGTAAGACTACATGCTTGGGGAGGCTCTGTATTGGGGTTGTGGTGTATCATCTTTGGAGGCAAAGGAACAACATTCAGCATGGAAACACCCCACGAACAGAAGAGGCTTTAGTTGCTCAAATTCTTTGGGAAGTGCATGCTAGAGTGCTGGCCAGAGGAAATATCAAGGGGTTGTCTAAACATATGTCTCTTGATATTGTTGGAAGTTGCAATCCTTGTTATGATTGGTTGTTAGATGTTGCAATTGGGTTGGTTTATCTGGTCTTTTATGGGTGTTGCCGCTATACGTAG